A portion of the Oxynema aestuarii AP17 genome contains these proteins:
- the mreC gene encoding rod shape-determining protein MreC: MYTLRRWWDRHGLHVALVGLTVSAALFVRYTQGAAIFEVYQVVTRPFQSEPTSQEQLTNAKVAELEQRVVELEAQNQKLKKLLDYVSDQKQEGIVAPVVGRSADHWWRQVIIGRGSEEGIQKNYIVTSPGGVVGRVMEVTPHTSRVLLISDPSSRLGVTISRSRFMGVMRGKAANRAVVEFFDKVPDVKTGDVVATSSYSRIFPSGLSVGRVESVDLNKSPAPEAVIELSAPLSSLEWVVVYPHQETEELPPLEGTPEPPEREQG; encoded by the coding sequence ATGTACACATTACGTCGCTGGTGGGATCGGCATGGTTTGCACGTCGCCTTAGTGGGCCTGACGGTGAGCGCTGCCCTCTTCGTTCGTTATACCCAAGGGGCCGCCATCTTTGAGGTCTATCAAGTGGTGACTCGTCCCTTCCAGTCCGAACCGACTTCTCAAGAGCAACTGACCAACGCCAAAGTCGCCGAACTCGAACAGCGCGTCGTCGAACTCGAAGCCCAAAATCAAAAGCTCAAAAAACTCCTCGATTACGTTTCCGACCAGAAACAAGAAGGCATTGTCGCCCCGGTTGTCGGTCGCAGTGCGGATCACTGGTGGCGCCAAGTGATTATCGGGCGCGGCAGTGAGGAAGGGATTCAAAAAAATTACATCGTCACCAGCCCGGGCGGGGTCGTCGGACGAGTGATGGAAGTAACCCCCCATACCAGTCGCGTTCTATTAATTAGCGATCCGAGTTCTCGCTTGGGGGTGACGATCAGCCGCAGTCGCTTTATGGGCGTCATGCGCGGGAAAGCCGCCAACCGCGCCGTGGTCGAGTTTTTCGACAAAGTGCCCGACGTCAAAACTGGAGACGTGGTCGCCACCTCCTCTTACAGTCGGATCTTCCCTTCCGGATTGTCCGTCGGTCGCGTGGAGAGCGTCGATCTCAATAAAAGTCCGGCGCCGGAAGCGGTGATCGAATTATCAGCTCCCTTGAGTTCCTTGGAGTGGGTCGTCGTCTATCCCCACCAAGAAACGGAAGAATTGCCCCCCCTGGAAGGGACTCCGGAACCACCAGAGCGAGAACAAGGATGA
- a CDS encoding EVE domain-containing protein — MNYWLLKTEPSDYSYGDLERDRHTVWDGVKNNLALKNLRQIQPGDLALIYHTGKERRAVGIAKITSPPYPDPKLDDPKRTVVDLESVRPLKHPVSLAQIKADQNFDRFDLVRLPRLSVMSVDPVYWQRILEWAGEPGENG, encoded by the coding sequence ATGAATTACTGGCTGCTTAAAACCGAACCTAGCGATTATAGTTACGGCGATTTAGAACGCGATCGCCACACCGTTTGGGATGGGGTAAAAAACAACTTAGCGCTCAAAAATTTACGCCAGATCCAACCGGGAGATTTGGCCTTAATTTACCACACCGGAAAAGAACGGCGAGCGGTGGGAATTGCTAAAATTACCAGCCCCCCTTATCCCGACCCCAAGCTCGACGATCCCAAACGCACGGTCGTCGATCTCGAAAGCGTTCGTCCCCTCAAGCATCCCGTCAGTTTAGCGCAAATTAAAGCTGACCAAAACTTCGATCGATTTGACTTAGTTCGCCTTCCTCGCCTGTCGGTGATGTCGGTCGATCCGGTGTATTGGCAGCGTATTTTAGAATGGGCGGGAGAACCCGGAGAGAACGGGTGA
- a CDS encoding RecB family exonuclease: MAYHLSAAKLQTYQTCPKSYYFKYERGLPGGGFGKSQALGTSLHKALAQIYQDWDYLQPMPSFEWLEYCWQNHSQDLDPSQFREGLTILKNYYDRFMTELPSLRRPLAVEGKIQAPWFLDNIEFTLSGRYDRLDWLGDDLELIDYKSTKEIKSLDSKRIDLQLGLYAIALQHIYNCRLKKLSLIYLRTGDKIEFEVTPEHDRRVRQTIAKMAKQLRGEREWKPHQTKACDRCQYSRYCPAIHAEPDPLPESAKPERELQLTLDL; the protein is encoded by the coding sequence ATGGCGTATCACCTATCTGCCGCCAAATTACAAACCTATCAAACTTGCCCGAAATCGTACTATTTTAAATACGAACGCGGGTTACCCGGTGGGGGATTTGGCAAATCTCAAGCATTAGGAACCTCTTTACATAAAGCCTTAGCGCAAATTTATCAAGACTGGGACTATCTCCAGCCGATGCCCAGTTTTGAATGGCTGGAATATTGCTGGCAAAATCATTCTCAAGATCTCGATCCGAGCCAGTTTCGCGAAGGTCTGACGATTTTAAAAAACTATTACGATCGCTTCATGACCGAGTTACCGAGCTTGCGCCGTCCCCTCGCCGTAGAAGGAAAAATACAAGCTCCTTGGTTTCTAGATAATATCGAATTTACCTTGTCCGGACGCTACGATCGCCTCGACTGGTTGGGAGACGATCTCGAACTAATCGATTATAAATCAACTAAAGAAATTAAATCCCTCGATTCAAAGCGGATCGACCTCCAACTGGGATTGTACGCGATCGCCCTCCAACATATTTACAATTGTCGCTTAAAAAAACTGAGTTTAATTTATTTGCGAACGGGAGATAAGATCGAATTTGAAGTGACCCCAGAACATGACAGGCGGGTCCGTCAAACGATCGCCAAAATGGCCAAACAATTGCGCGGCGAACGGGAGTGGAAACCGCATCAAACCAAAGCTTGCGATCGCTGTCAGTATTCCCGCTATTGTCCCGCTATTCACGCCGAACCCGACCCGTTACCAGAAAGCGCCAAACCCGAGAGAGAGTTACAATTAACCCTAGATTTGTAA
- a CDS encoding single-stranded DNA-binding protein: MSLNVVTLVGRVGMDPDVRYFESGTVKCRLTLAVNRRTRHSDEPDWFNLELWGKTAEVAANYVRKGSLIGVTGALKFNHWIDATTKAERSSPVIKVDRLDLLGSKQDNERSMASSNAYSNYEDDEF, translated from the coding sequence ATGAGTCTTAATGTTGTCACCTTAGTCGGTCGAGTCGGAATGGACCCCGACGTTAGATATTTTGAATCGGGAACCGTTAAATGTCGTTTGACCTTAGCAGTCAATCGCCGCACTCGCCATAGTGACGAACCGGATTGGTTCAACTTAGAACTGTGGGGGAAAACCGCAGAAGTTGCGGCCAATTACGTTCGCAAAGGCAGTTTAATTGGCGTCACTGGAGCGTTAAAATTCAATCATTGGATCGATGCGACGACCAAAGCCGAACGCTCCTCACCAGTTATCAAAGTAGACCGTCTCGACTTGCTCGGTTCCAAACAAGATAACGAGCGATCGATGGCATCGTCAAACGCCTATTCTAATTATGAAGACGATGAATTTTAA
- a CDS encoding SH3 domain-containing protein has product MLIFLAIAAIAVVFNFDNQAMLKPILSATILGFATFLPLVSVAQAAPEYNCNTREVWTPEKRIWCQALEQYRTSNFYQNNPDDTQIRDRFIAGYKSGLHDAVTIGNPTIAQPPTGASEADLAYSDGYLAGFQAHASDRANPRAIEGSCRQVNTDNDPLNLRKRPTTDSEIIGTLPRDAVVYILDPPDNNWVPISTTGVELDGYVYAPYLRYCDSEAGGEQPVLSDRVYGECGDRSCEELLSELKQIWPEQTRQYLEECPSDRAFSLQVFQNTNESRKVLWSCWEKDLEENGDRYGEPLGLLPFPGEEREFLAAWPEVEPYSQVWQEREPEEVATIRFKCATEGGSLNLLVTEAGDRVKAECYFQAGVILVDANQDFVSDGELNRGASVGPVLGTFELD; this is encoded by the coding sequence ATGTTGATATTTTTGGCGATCGCCGCGATCGCCGTTGTTTTCAATTTTGATAACCAAGCCATGTTAAAACCTATCCTTTCCGCCACAATTTTAGGATTTGCAACCTTTTTACCCCTCGTTTCCGTGGCGCAAGCTGCACCAGAATATAACTGCAACACTCGGGAAGTGTGGACCCCCGAAAAACGGATTTGGTGTCAGGCATTAGAACAGTATCGAACCAGCAATTTTTATCAAAATAATCCGGACGATACCCAGATCCGCGATCGCTTTATTGCCGGATATAAAAGTGGCTTGCACGATGCCGTCACGATTGGCAATCCGACGATCGCCCAACCGCCAACCGGGGCGAGCGAAGCCGATTTAGCCTATAGTGATGGCTATCTTGCCGGATTTCAAGCCCACGCCAGCGATCGCGCCAATCCTCGGGCGATCGAGGGGTCTTGTCGTCAGGTGAATACGGACAATGACCCGCTCAATCTACGCAAACGTCCGACGACGGATTCGGAAATTATCGGCACCTTACCCCGAGATGCGGTCGTTTATATCCTCGATCCTCCGGATAATAATTGGGTGCCGATTTCGACCACGGGAGTCGAACTCGACGGTTACGTTTATGCCCCATATTTGCGCTATTGCGATTCGGAAGCGGGAGGAGAGCAGCCCGTTTTAAGCGATCGGGTTTATGGAGAGTGCGGCGATCGCTCTTGTGAGGAATTGTTGAGTGAATTAAAGCAGATTTGGCCGGAACAAACCCGTCAATATCTAGAGGAATGTCCCTCGGATCGTGCCTTCTCTTTACAAGTTTTTCAAAACACCAACGAAAGCCGTAAAGTGTTGTGGAGCTGTTGGGAAAAAGACTTAGAAGAAAATGGCGATCGCTACGGCGAACCTTTGGGGTTACTGCCCTTTCCCGGGGAAGAACGAGAATTTTTAGCCGCATGGCCCGAGGTCGAACCCTATTCCCAAGTATGGCAAGAACGCGAACCGGAAGAAGTGGCGACGATTCGGTTTAAATGTGCCACCGAAGGGGGAAGTTTGAATTTATTAGTCACCGAGGCGGGCGATCGTGTCAAAGCCGAATGTTATTTTCAAGCAGGCGTTATCTTAGTCGATGCCAATCAAGATTTCGTCTCCGACGGCGAACTCAATCGCGGTGCTTCCGTCGGTCCGGTTCTCGGGACATTCGAGCTAGATTGA
- a CDS encoding rod shape-determining protein produces MGIDLGTANTLVYVSGKGIVLQEPSVVAIDKDEKIPLAVGEDAKKMLGRTPGNVIALRPLRDGVIADFDTAELMLKHFISRVHEGRALVSPRIVIGIPSGVTGVERRAVMEAASQAGARDVYLIDEPVAAAIGAGLPVAEPTGNMIVDIGGGTTEVAVLSLQGTVLSESVRVAGDELNESISQYMKKVHNLVIGERTAEEIKIQIGSAYPTHEDDDAVMEVRGLHLLSGLPRTVTIKGPEIRESMAEPLAVIVEAVKRTLERTPPELAADIIDRGIMLAGGGALLKGLDTLISHETGIVTHVAADPLSCVVLGTGRVLENFKQLERVFSGRSRTM; encoded by the coding sequence ATGGGTATCGATCTCGGTACCGCCAACACTCTAGTATATGTATCTGGTAAAGGTATTGTCCTTCAAGAACCTTCCGTCGTTGCCATTGATAAAGATGAAAAAATCCCCTTAGCCGTCGGTGAAGATGCTAAAAAAATGCTGGGTCGGACGCCCGGAAATGTAATCGCCTTGCGCCCCCTTCGCGATGGCGTAATTGCCGACTTCGACACTGCCGAGTTAATGCTCAAGCACTTCATCAGTCGCGTTCACGAAGGGAGAGCCTTGGTGTCGCCGCGGATCGTGATCGGGATTCCGAGTGGCGTCACCGGGGTGGAACGGCGCGCCGTGATGGAAGCCGCATCTCAAGCGGGGGCGCGCGACGTGTATTTGATCGACGAACCCGTAGCGGCGGCGATCGGCGCCGGACTGCCCGTCGCCGAACCGACCGGAAACATGATCGTCGATATCGGCGGCGGAACCACCGAGGTCGCGGTGTTGAGTTTGCAAGGGACCGTACTCAGCGAATCCGTTCGCGTGGCTGGGGACGAACTCAACGAATCGATTTCCCAGTACATGAAGAAAGTTCACAACCTCGTCATCGGGGAACGGACCGCCGAAGAAATTAAAATTCAAATCGGTTCGGCGTATCCGACCCACGAAGATGACGATGCGGTCATGGAAGTTAGAGGTCTGCACTTGCTCTCCGGCTTACCGCGAACGGTGACGATCAAAGGACCCGAAATTCGCGAAAGTATGGCCGAACCCCTGGCGGTGATCGTCGAAGCGGTCAAGCGAACCTTAGAACGCACTCCCCCGGAACTGGCAGCAGATATTATCGATCGCGGCATCATGTTGGCGGGAGGCGGTGCCTTATTAAAAGGACTCGACACCCTGATCAGTCACGAAACCGGAATCGTCACTCACGTTGCTGCCGACCCGCTCAGTTGTGTAGTCTTGGGAACGGGTCGCGTTTTGGAAAACTTCAAACAGCTAGAGCGTGTCTTTAGCGGTCGTTCGAGAACGATGTAA
- the mreD gene encoding rod shape-determining protein MreD, which yields MRNLSYWPTSSLRLLNAAIVVGSLFLCLLMLPTRLPGLELLGISPNWALIWVVAWSLKRKPWQGIVAGLVVGWLQDAMTSAEPTHAISLAVVGLLTARLEKQKYLQEDFISVALVVFGMALLAETILALQFSLTGVRTLSEIWTTHQPLALASAILSSLWAPVVYFPLNRWWQTFRNLDPS from the coding sequence ATGAGGAATTTATCCTATTGGCCGACCAGTTCGCTGAGATTGCTCAATGCGGCGATCGTGGTCGGCTCCCTGTTTCTGTGTTTGTTAATGTTGCCCACGCGCTTGCCGGGTCTCGAACTGCTCGGCATTTCACCCAATTGGGCCTTGATTTGGGTCGTGGCTTGGAGCCTCAAACGCAAGCCCTGGCAAGGAATCGTTGCCGGGTTGGTGGTGGGATGGCTTCAAGACGCCATGACCTCCGCCGAACCCACCCACGCGATTAGTTTGGCGGTCGTCGGTCTGTTGACGGCCCGCTTGGAAAAACAAAAATATCTCCAAGAAGATTTTATTTCCGTGGCTTTGGTCGTTTTCGGTATGGCCCTGTTGGCGGAAACGATCTTGGCGCTCCAATTCAGCCTCACGGGAGTGCGGACGTTGAGTGAAATTTGGACGACTCACCAACCCCTCGCCCTCGCTTCGGCAATTTTGAGCAGCCTTTGGGCTCCGGTGGTTTACTTCCCGTTAAACCGATGGTGGCAAACCTTTCGTAACCTGGATCCTTCCTAA